In Desulfovibrio sp. 86, the following proteins share a genomic window:
- the hemA gene encoding glutamyl-tRNA reductase — protein MDCDIFLVGLNHRTAGVDVRERFALANHCDEEHWALPCIGAVSESVILSTCNRVEILAAGTGDMAEQILCSWARARGTDVEDLRPYVYVHKNLEAVRHLFSVASSLDSMVLGEPQILGQLKTAYRKAVKSRATGVILNRLLHKAFSVAKRVRTETAVASSAVSISYAAVELAKRIFGDMREHKAMLVGAGEMAELAAMHLLQAGINDILVANRTHARGQELAKQFNGRAIPFEQMPHYLLDVDIIITSTGSQEPIIRARDIRVALKARKNRPMFFIDIAVPRDIDPDVNGLDNVYLYDIDDLREVVEENLATRRDEAAKAAEIVNEEVAYFSKWLASLDMQPTIVDLIKKSQAIAEDELAKTLKRLGPVDDNTRDALEAMARSLVRKLNHDPIMFLKHGGMSQEGNGPRISVMRRIFNLDKTGCIYSEEN, from the coding sequence ATGGACTGTGATATCTTTCTTGTGGGCCTGAATCACCGCACCGCCGGAGTGGACGTGCGCGAACGCTTCGCCCTGGCCAATCATTGCGATGAGGAACACTGGGCATTGCCATGTATCGGCGCGGTGAGCGAAAGCGTCATACTTTCTACCTGTAACCGCGTGGAAATCCTGGCCGCTGGCACAGGCGACATGGCCGAGCAGATACTGTGCAGCTGGGCCAGGGCAAGGGGAACTGACGTTGAGGACCTCAGGCCCTACGTCTATGTTCATAAAAACCTTGAAGCCGTCCGGCATCTGTTTTCAGTGGCGTCGAGTCTGGATTCGATGGTGCTGGGCGAGCCGCAGATTCTCGGCCAGTTGAAAACCGCCTACCGCAAGGCCGTCAAAAGCCGCGCCACCGGGGTCATACTCAACAGGCTGCTGCACAAGGCCTTTTCTGTGGCCAAGAGGGTACGCACAGAAACAGCGGTGGCTTCCAGTGCGGTTTCCATCAGCTACGCCGCCGTGGAGCTTGCCAAACGCATCTTTGGCGACATGCGGGAACACAAGGCCATGCTGGTGGGTGCGGGCGAAATGGCGGAGCTGGCGGCCATGCATCTGCTTCAGGCAGGCATCAACGATATCCTTGTGGCCAACCGCACCCATGCCCGCGGGCAGGAACTGGCCAAGCAATTCAATGGCCGCGCCATCCCCTTTGAGCAGATGCCCCACTACCTGCTTGATGTGGACATCATCATCACCTCGACGGGCTCGCAGGAGCCCATCATCCGCGCGCGCGACATCCGCGTCGCGCTCAAAGCCCGTAAAAACAGGCCCATGTTCTTCATCGACATCGCTGTCCCCCGCGACATCGACCCTGACGTCAACGGCCTGGACAACGTTTATCTTTACGACATCGACGATCTCAGGGAAGTGGTGGAAGAAAACCTGGCCACCCGCCGCGATGAAGCGGCCAAGGCTGCGGAAATCGTCAATGAGGAAGTGGCGTATTTTTCAAAATGGCTCGCCAGCCTGGACATGCAGCCCACCATTGTTGACCTTATCAAAAAAAGCCAGGCCATTGCCGAAGATGAGCTGGCCAAGACCCTCAAGCGTCTTGGCCCGGTGGACGACAACACCCGCGACGCGCTGGAGGCCATGGCCAGATCCCTGGTGCGCAAGCTTAATCACGACCCCATCATGTTTCTGAAACACGGCGGCATGTCGCAGGAAGGCAACGGCCCGCGCATCAGCGTTATGCGACGCATCTTCAACCTTGACAAAACAGGCTGTATTTATTCGGAGGAAAACTGA
- the tilS gene encoding tRNA lysidine(34) synthetase TilS, translating to MNQIPSLQTLPRASALLCLEVERFCLRQLALQKGASLVLAVSGGADSTALALVLSLLAPRLDLRLSALSVNHGLRPEAHADAAHAHAVCQALGMHCTLRTVDVKGFAASRHMGEEEAGRALRYALLEEERKSRNAHFIALGHHRQDLSEDIFLRLVRGAGWPSLGGMPARDDARCLLRPLLTCDPDDLRQLLRHCGLGWCEDASNQSMDYRRNRLRLQVLPLLRAENPALDRTLGHMWQLANLDREYWEKTLGDALAAHPWQETTTERQDGLPSLATLTLPRALLRPLHPAARLRLYMRALQHLRSGSKAISTTDAPAPPQSTSAQARSSTLLALDEALTQGRGNTRFQLPGGIEAHLKGGSVSFIRAL from the coding sequence ATGAACCAGATACCCAGTTTGCAAACCCTCCCCCGTGCCTCTGCGCTCCTTTGCCTTGAAGTCGAGCGCTTCTGCCTGCGCCAGTTAGCCCTGCAAAAGGGGGCAAGCCTTGTACTGGCCGTTTCAGGCGGGGCTGACTCCACAGCGCTGGCTCTTGTGCTCTCCCTTTTGGCTCCGCGCCTGGACCTGCGTCTTTCAGCACTGAGCGTCAACCACGGCCTGCGCCCTGAAGCCCATGCGGATGCTGCCCATGCGCACGCGGTCTGCCAGGCCCTTGGCATGCACTGCACCCTGCGCACGGTGGATGTGAAGGGCTTTGCCGCCAGCCGCCATATGGGCGAGGAAGAAGCGGGGCGCGCCCTGCGCTACGCGCTGCTGGAAGAAGAGCGCAAAAGCCGCAACGCGCATTTTATCGCCCTGGGGCATCACCGCCAGGATCTCAGTGAAGACATATTCCTGCGGCTTGTCCGTGGCGCGGGCTGGCCCTCGCTGGGCGGCATGCCCGCCAGAGATGACGCGCGCTGTCTGCTGCGGCCGCTGCTGACCTGCGACCCTGATGACCTCAGGCAACTTTTGCGGCACTGCGGCCTTGGTTGGTGTGAAGACGCCAGCAACCAAAGCATGGACTACCGGCGCAACAGGCTGCGCCTTCAGGTCCTGCCCCTGTTGCGGGCGGAAAACCCCGCCCTGGATCGCACCCTCGGCCACATGTGGCAACTGGCCAACTTGGACAGGGAGTACTGGGAAAAGACTCTGGGCGACGCCCTGGCCGCCCATCCCTGGCAGGAAACGACCACAGAGCGGCAAGACGGCCTCCCATCCCTCGCCACGTTGACGTTGCCCCGCGCTCTGTTACGCCCTCTGCACCCGGCAGCCCGCCTGCGGTTGTATATGCGGGCGCTGCAACACTTGCGCTCCGGCAGCAAGGCAATAAGCACCACAGACGCGCCCGCGCCGCCGCAATCAACGTCCGCCCAGGCCAGGTCAAGCACCCTGCTGGCTCTGGACGAAGCCCTCACGCAAGGGCGCGGCAACACACGCTTCCAGCTGCCCGGCGGCATAGAGGCGCACCTCAAAGGCGGCAGCGTTAGCTTCATTCGTGCGCTGTAA
- the dxs gene encoding 1-deoxy-D-xylulose-5-phosphate synthase yields MAEAGHAGRDFSLKSPQAEPHGSLLDSIERPSQLGGMSEAQLQQLAGEVRQRIIEVVSRNGGHLAPSLGVVELTLALLSTFNIEKDKLVWDVGHQAYAHKLLTGRAHQFDTLRTFGGISGFPRMAESPYDHFGVGHSSTSVSAALGMALARDLSGLKHHVLAVIGDGSLTAGEAFEGLNLAGHMGRRLIVVLNDNEMSISPNVGALSLFLSRTMSRRWVRQARKEVLNFLRSIPRIGQKLALYALRGEGSFKSFFTPGMLFEAFRFNYIGPVDGHDLTSLRRHLQMAAAVEDGPVLLHVRTQKGKGYAPAEKNPTLYHGVGLFTPETGQPIPSTAKVPSFTGIFSKTLVELAEKDKRIIAITAAMPEGTGTDSFRERFPDRFVDVGICEQHAVTFAAGLASQGYRPALAIYSTFLQRSYDQVVHDVCIQNLPVTLCVDRAGLVGEDGATHHGAFDIAYLRHIPQISLLAPRDEDMLRHCLFTSLNHDGPCALRYPRGAGFGVPLDGLPRLLPPGRGEVLQDGEGIAIVAAGSRAHPALEAAAQVEEVLGFRPLVFDPIWLKPLPQEQLATIAGRFDRILFVEEGVLAGGFASAVLEFYVDNGLMRGQRIKRLGLPDSFVEHGSQLRLRELVGLRTKNIAQAIIDLSKQK; encoded by the coding sequence GTGGCTGAAGCAGGTCATGCCGGGCGGGATTTTTCTCTTAAATCGCCGCAGGCAGAACCGCACGGTTCGCTTTTGGACAGTATTGAGCGCCCTTCGCAGTTGGGGGGCATGAGCGAAGCCCAACTGCAGCAGTTGGCCGGAGAAGTGCGGCAGCGCATTATTGAAGTGGTTTCGCGCAACGGCGGTCACCTCGCCCCTTCGCTGGGGGTTGTGGAACTGACGCTTGCGCTCCTTTCCACGTTTAATATTGAAAAAGACAAGCTCGTGTGGGATGTGGGCCATCAGGCTTATGCGCACAAACTGCTCACGGGGCGGGCGCATCAGTTTGACACCCTGCGCACCTTTGGCGGCATTTCGGGCTTTCCGCGCATGGCCGAAAGCCCCTATGACCATTTTGGCGTCGGGCATTCCTCAACATCCGTTTCCGCCGCCCTTGGCATGGCTTTGGCCCGCGACCTTTCGGGCCTCAAGCACCACGTGCTGGCCGTTATCGGCGACGGTTCCCTGACTGCGGGCGAAGCTTTTGAAGGGCTTAATCTGGCCGGGCATATGGGGCGGCGGCTCATTGTGGTGCTCAATGACAATGAAATGTCCATTTCACCCAATGTCGGCGCGCTTTCACTGTTTTTAAGCCGTACCATGTCCCGGCGCTGGGTGCGGCAGGCCCGTAAGGAAGTGCTCAACTTCCTGCGCTCCATCCCGCGCATTGGTCAGAAATTGGCCTTGTATGCCCTTCGGGGCGAGGGGAGTTTCAAGTCTTTTTTTACGCCCGGCATGCTGTTTGAGGCTTTTCGTTTCAACTACATAGGCCCGGTTGACGGCCATGACCTCACAAGCCTGCGCCGCCATCTGCAAATGGCGGCCGCTGTGGAGGACGGCCCCGTACTGCTGCATGTGCGCACACAAAAGGGCAAGGGCTATGCCCCTGCGGAAAAAAATCCGACTCTCTATCATGGCGTCGGGCTGTTTACGCCTGAAACAGGCCAGCCCATACCCTCAACGGCCAAGGTGCCGTCTTTTACCGGAATCTTCAGCAAGACGCTGGTGGAGCTGGCTGAAAAGGATAAAAGAATCATCGCCATTACGGCTGCCATGCCGGAAGGAACCGGCACGGACAGTTTCAGGGAGCGATTCCCCGATCGCTTTGTGGATGTGGGCATCTGTGAGCAGCATGCTGTAACCTTTGCCGCTGGTCTTGCCAGCCAGGGGTACCGTCCGGCGCTGGCCATTTATTCCACCTTTCTTCAGCGCTCTTATGATCAGGTGGTGCACGACGTCTGTATTCAGAACCTGCCCGTTACCTTGTGCGTGGATCGTGCCGGTCTTGTGGGCGAAGACGGAGCCACACACCACGGAGCCTTTGACATCGCCTATTTGCGGCATATTCCTCAAATAAGCCTGCTGGCGCCCCGTGATGAAGATATGCTGCGCCACTGTCTTTTCACATCGCTCAACCACGACGGCCCCTGTGCCTTGCGGTATCCCAGAGGCGCGGGCTTTGGCGTTCCCCTGGACGGGCTGCCACGTCTGCTGCCCCCCGGCAGGGGAGAGGTGCTGCAGGACGGCGAAGGCATCGCCATCGTTGCAGCGGGCAGCCGCGCCCATCCCGCCCTTGAGGCTGCGGCGCAGGTTGAAGAGGTTCTTGGCTTTCGGCCTCTGGTTTTTGACCCCATATGGCTCAAACCCTTGCCGCAGGAACAGCTTGCCACCATTGCGGGCCGCTTTGACCGTATTCTTTTTGTGGAGGAGGGCGTGCTGGCCGGTGGGTTTGCATCGGCTGTGCTGGAGTTTTATGTGGACAACGGGCTCATGCGTGGCCAGCGGATCAAGCGGCTGGGGCTGCCCGACAGTTTTGTCGAGCATGGCAGTCAGTTGCGCCTGCGTGAGCTTGTGGGGCTGCGCACCAAGAATATTGCTCAGGCCATTATTGATCTGTCAAAGCAGAAATAG
- a CDS encoding polyprenyl synthetase family protein yields the protein MMPVSRMKELLRERGHMVEACLAVAFDGRPIPQRLKDSMQYSLQAGGKRLRPVLCLSAAALCGLPIQDALPFASAIEMVHTYSLVHDDLPAMDNDDLRRGKPSNHKAFDEPTAILAGDGLLTDAFLLMCRSPVAPPRVLRAVGELALAAGSSGMVGGQEWDMIFTGKAEISLDELRGIHAMKTGALLRASCVCGAMLAGASDGDLAAIGTYGASLGVAFQIADDILDVVADTATLGKPAGSDVAQGKKTYPALLGLDTSRALAQEQAETAKAALAAFSGQEAEFLRALAEYTVNRAA from the coding sequence ATGATGCCAGTATCCCGGATGAAGGAGCTTTTGCGCGAACGTGGGCACATGGTGGAGGCCTGCCTTGCGGTCGCTTTTGATGGTCGGCCCATACCGCAACGCCTCAAGGATTCGATGCAGTACAGCCTTCAGGCCGGGGGCAAACGCCTGCGTCCCGTACTTTGTCTGAGCGCTGCGGCCCTGTGCGGGCTGCCCATTCAGGATGCTCTGCCTTTTGCTTCGGCCATTGAGATGGTGCACACCTATTCTCTCGTGCATGACGACCTTCCAGCCATGGACAATGATGACTTACGGCGCGGCAAGCCCTCAAACCACAAGGCTTTTGACGAACCCACCGCCATTCTTGCCGGTGACGGCCTGCTTACTGATGCCTTTTTGCTGATGTGCCGCAGCCCCGTGGCTCCTCCCCGAGTTTTGCGCGCCGTGGGTGAACTGGCCCTGGCCGCTGGCTCGTCCGGCATGGTGGGCGGGCAGGAATGGGACATGATATTTACCGGCAAGGCGGAGATCTCGCTTGATGAGTTGCGCGGCATACACGCTATGAAGACGGGAGCGCTGCTTCGGGCTTCCTGTGTGTGCGGGGCCATGCTGGCCGGGGCTTCTGACGGGGATCTTGCGGCCATTGGCACCTATGGCGCGTCTCTGGGTGTTGCCTTTCAGATAGCCGATGATATTCTTGATGTGGTGGCGGACACGGCCACGCTGGGCAAGCCCGCTGGCAGTGATGTGGCCCAGGGCAAAAAAACCTATCCCGCCTTGCTGGGACTCGATACAAGCCGGGCGCTTGCGCAGGAGCAAGCCGAGACCGCCAAGGCCGCCCTGGCGGCCTTCAGCGGGCAGGAAGCGGAATTTTTACGTGCTTTGGCCGAATACACGGTCAACAGGGCGGCCTGA
- the xseB gene encoding exodeoxyribonuclease VII small subunit, with amino-acid sequence MSAKTENLFEKKLARLQEIVAALESGDLPLEKGMALYKEGAGCARYCRQQLDKARHELEVWQDGQARPMTGQGVQGGEGPGSYSDDEAEEAEEA; translated from the coding sequence ATGAGCGCCAAGACCGAAAATCTTTTTGAAAAAAAACTGGCCCGTCTCCAGGAAATTGTTGCCGCGCTGGAATCCGGAGACTTGCCTCTGGAAAAAGGCATGGCCCTGTATAAAGAAGGCGCCGGATGCGCGCGGTATTGCCGGCAGCAGCTCGACAAGGCGCGACACGAACTGGAAGTCTGGCAGGACGGCCAGGCCCGGCCCATGACAGGTCAGGGCGTCCAGGGAGGGGAAGGGCCCGGTTCGTACTCTGACGATGAAGCTGAAGAAGCCGAAGAAGCGTAG
- a CDS encoding M23 family metallopeptidase, whose product MQRSTFMWPLILAFFSLLFLSPFGNISAFATPQVKLEAPATVARGDAFVALAVSDEPVTAFNFKWMGKSYAATAVAVAQAPDGTQKWQAVMLLPVPLDAKENDFTLSVTPMAGHVGGKKPAAVQQAATLGIGVYDKDRPVQKLTVDKKFVDPPAAQMERIKADRELVRKTLAAYTPERLWTLPFERPVPGDVSSLFGLKRVFNGQPRGLHRGLDLRGTEGTPIVACADGRVALTGDLYFSGNVVYINHGEGVFTAYLHMSKILVAKDQAVRKGEVIGLVGATGRVTGPHLHLSLLVQGVSVDPQPLLQAPRADGGAAPRAE is encoded by the coding sequence GTGCAGAGGTCAACCTTCATGTGGCCGTTGATTCTGGCGTTTTTTTCATTGCTGTTCTTGTCTCCCTTTGGGAACATTTCTGCTTTTGCCACCCCTCAGGTAAAGCTTGAAGCGCCCGCCACAGTGGCCAGGGGTGACGCTTTTGTGGCTCTGGCTGTCAGTGATGAACCCGTAACCGCCTTCAACTTTAAGTGGATGGGCAAGAGTTACGCCGCCACGGCCGTCGCCGTTGCGCAGGCTCCGGACGGAACGCAAAAATGGCAGGCCGTCATGCTGCTGCCAGTGCCCCTTGATGCCAAGGAAAATGATTTCACACTCTCAGTGACCCCCATGGCAGGCCATGTGGGCGGCAAAAAGCCTGCCGCTGTCCAGCAGGCGGCTACACTGGGCATTGGCGTGTACGATAAAGACCGTCCGGTTCAGAAGCTCACTGTGGACAAAAAGTTTGTGGATCCGCCAGCGGCGCAAATGGAGCGCATCAAGGCCGACAGGGAGCTGGTGCGCAAAACCCTGGCTGCATACACGCCAGAACGTCTCTGGACGCTGCCTTTTGAGCGGCCCGTTCCCGGTGACGTATCAAGTCTTTTTGGGCTCAAGCGGGTATTCAACGGGCAGCCGCGCGGTTTGCACCGTGGTCTGGACCTGCGCGGCACAGAGGGAACCCCCATTGTGGCCTGCGCCGATGGGCGGGTGGCCCTGACGGGTGATTTGTACTTCTCGGGCAATGTGGTGTACATCAATCACGGCGAAGGGGTCTTTACGGCATACCTGCATATGTCCAAAATTCTGGTCGCAAAGGACCAGGCCGTGCGCAAGGGCGAGGTCATAGGTCTTGTGGGGGCCACGGGCCGCGTCACAGGGCCGCATTTGCACCTCTCGCTCCTGGTGCAGGGTGTGTCGGTGGATCCGCAGCCGCTTCTTCAGGCCCCTCGTGCCGATGGCGGGGCCGCCCCTAGAGCAGAGTAA
- the xseA gene encoding exodeoxyribonuclease VII large subunit, translating to MQETILTVRELTEQLRKSLEGRFPFVWVRGEVTNFSRPGSGHVYFSLKDQDAQLQCVWFRHMQRQAEQPFDPLTGEVFDKPRPSPLELLRNGLDVLCAGRISVYAPRGQYQLAVELVQPAGEGLLALAFEESKRKLAALGYFSSQRKRPLPRDPQRIALITSPTGAAIHDFLELARTRGSGSRIRLFPALVQGAEAAPAIVRALAEANAQDWAQAIVLVRGGGSLEDLWAFNEESVAQAIFASRLPVLAGIGHEVDVTLADMTADMRAATPSHAAQLLWPLRMELHQRVDETWAALRRAMERRLEGAGQALRECEKALSWFSPQRHHERLYERLASLEAGLVRSGRYWLDDKARKADFLERALRNALGTEKLDTLDARLEQLAARLHAALPRLVADKERALQHGVQHWQSTARGYVTEQLRRLETLTMALEARDPLMPLTRGYALVSTSEGLVRSVDQVPSGTSIEVRLSDGSLSAVVNGVRRRQSRKVEES from the coding sequence ATGCAGGAAACCATACTGACAGTCCGCGAGCTTACGGAGCAATTGCGCAAGAGCCTTGAGGGGCGCTTTCCCTTTGTCTGGGTGCGGGGCGAGGTGACCAATTTTTCCCGCCCCGGCTCCGGGCATGTCTATTTCAGCCTTAAAGATCAGGATGCGCAATTGCAGTGCGTCTGGTTCCGGCACATGCAGCGGCAGGCTGAACAGCCTTTTGATCCGCTTACGGGCGAGGTTTTCGACAAACCAAGGCCGTCCCCCCTTGAACTTTTGCGTAATGGCCTGGACGTGCTTTGCGCGGGGCGCATCAGCGTATACGCTCCACGCGGGCAATATCAGCTTGCCGTGGAACTGGTGCAGCCTGCGGGAGAGGGGCTGCTGGCCCTGGCATTTGAAGAAAGCAAGCGCAAGCTGGCGGCCCTGGGGTATTTCAGCAGCCAGCGCAAACGCCCGCTCCCTCGTGATCCGCAACGCATCGCGCTCATCACATCCCCCACAGGGGCGGCCATTCACGATTTTCTTGAACTGGCGCGCACGCGGGGCAGCGGTTCGCGCATCCGCCTGTTTCCGGCACTGGTGCAGGGGGCGGAGGCCGCTCCGGCCATTGTGCGGGCTCTGGCCGAGGCCAATGCCCAGGATTGGGCGCAGGCCATCGTGCTCGTGCGCGGCGGCGGCTCTTTGGAAGACCTGTGGGCCTTCAACGAAGAGTCAGTGGCACAGGCCATATTTGCGTCCCGCCTGCCCGTGCTGGCTGGCATAGGGCATGAGGTGGACGTTACCCTGGCGGACATGACCGCCGACATGCGTGCGGCAACGCCAAGCCACGCCGCCCAGTTGCTCTGGCCTTTGCGGATGGAACTGCACCAGCGTGTGGATGAAACCTGGGCAGCCCTGCGCCGCGCCATGGAGCGGCGACTCGAAGGAGCCGGACAGGCCCTGCGCGAATGCGAAAAAGCCTTGTCCTGGTTTTCGCCGCAACGTCACCACGAACGCCTTTATGAACGTCTTGCCAGCCTGGAGGCGGGCTTGGTGCGCTCCGGCCGGTACTGGCTGGATGACAAGGCGCGGAAAGCCGATTTTCTGGAGCGTGCCCTGCGCAACGCCCTTGGCACAGAAAAACTGGATACCCTTGATGCGCGACTGGAACAGCTTGCCGCCCGGCTGCATGCGGCTTTGCCGCGACTTGTGGCCGACAAGGAACGTGCCTTGCAGCACGGCGTCCAGCATTGGCAAAGCACGGCACGGGGCTACGTCACAGAGCAGTTGCGACGTCTTGAAACCCTGACCATGGCCCTTGAAGCGCGCGACCCTCTCATGCCGCTTACACGCGGCTATGCCCTGGTCAGCACGTCTGAGGGCCTTGTGCGCTCGGTTGACCAGGTTCCTTCCGGAACCAGCATAGAAGTGCGTCTGTCCGACGGCAGTCTGTCTGCTGTGGTAAACGGTGTGCGACGCCGCCAAAGTCGCAAGGTGGAGGAATCATGA
- a CDS encoding proline--tRNA ligase gives MRFSSCYIPTLKESPADAEVVSHKLLLRAGMVRRLTSGLYIYLPLGLRVIEKIGRIVREEMEKADFRELLMPMVQPADLWKETGRWEHYGKELLRFKDRNEREYCLGPTHEEVITDLVRGEVRSYRQLPVRLYQIQTKFRDEIRPRFGLMRGREFVMKDGYSFDATTEGAEKSYKAMYDAYMRVFKRLGLRFRAVEADTGSIGGNFSHEFMVLADTGEDTIAFCHDCEYAANVERAEVVWKGQPATAACPAMETVATPGAHSVEEVAAMLGVPASSVVKTMLFKVDGKTVAVLVRGDREVNDIKLKNLMKAQEVELADAATVQAATGAPVGFAGPVGLGVPIYADAELQGGTDYVVGANAADAHIRHMDLKRDATVAAWGDLRTITPEDQCPRCGGRMELTRGIEVGHIFMLGLKYSEAMHAVFLDENGKEQIMIMGCYGIGVSRVAAAAIEQNHDEHGIVFPPPVAPFECMLLNLDPRSEEVNAKVEEIYALLQGMSVEVLMDDREERPGVKFKDADLLGIPAQLVVGGKGLARGIVECKDRRTGEKGELSVDNLEQDFAVWIEKVRQGWISR, from the coding sequence ATGCGCTTCAGCTCCTGCTATATTCCCACACTCAAGGAATCCCCGGCCGATGCGGAAGTGGTCAGCCACAAGCTTCTGCTGCGGGCGGGCATGGTTCGTCGGCTTACATCGGGGCTGTATATCTACCTGCCCCTTGGCCTGCGGGTCATCGAAAAAATCGGCCGCATCGTGCGTGAAGAAATGGAAAAGGCCGATTTTCGCGAATTGCTCATGCCCATGGTGCAGCCCGCCGACCTGTGGAAAGAAACTGGCCGCTGGGAGCATTACGGCAAGGAGCTCCTGCGCTTCAAAGACCGCAATGAGCGCGAGTATTGCCTCGGCCCCACGCATGAAGAAGTCATTACTGATCTTGTGCGCGGCGAGGTGCGCTCCTACCGCCAGCTGCCTGTGCGCCTGTATCAGATACAGACCAAGTTTCGTGACGAAATCCGCCCCCGCTTCGGCCTCATGCGCGGGCGCGAATTTGTCATGAAGGATGGCTATTCCTTTGACGCCACCACCGAGGGCGCGGAAAAAAGCTACAAGGCCATGTACGACGCCTATATGCGCGTCTTCAAGCGTCTCGGCTTGCGCTTTCGTGCCGTTGAGGCCGACACCGGCTCCATCGGCGGCAATTTTTCCCATGAATTCATGGTGCTGGCCGATACCGGCGAAGACACCATCGCTTTCTGCCACGACTGCGAATACGCCGCCAACGTGGAAAGGGCGGAGGTCGTCTGGAAGGGCCAGCCTGCCACGGCTGCCTGCCCAGCCATGGAAACCGTCGCCACGCCCGGAGCCCACAGCGTGGAAGAAGTGGCTGCCATGCTTGGCGTGCCCGCGAGCAGCGTTGTCAAAACCATGCTGTTCAAGGTTGACGGCAAGACCGTGGCCGTGCTTGTGCGCGGTGACCGCGAAGTGAATGATATCAAGCTCAAGAACCTGATGAAGGCGCAGGAAGTGGAATTGGCCGACGCCGCCACAGTGCAGGCGGCAACCGGAGCGCCCGTCGGCTTTGCCGGCCCTGTGGGGCTTGGTGTGCCCATTTATGCCGATGCAGAGCTTCAGGGCGGCACGGACTATGTGGTTGGAGCCAACGCGGCCGATGCCCATATCAGGCATATGGACCTCAAGCGGGATGCCACTGTGGCCGCCTGGGGCGATTTGCGCACCATCACCCCCGAAGACCAGTGCCCGCGTTGCGGCGGTCGCATGGAGCTTACCAGGGGCATTGAGGTGGGGCACATCTTCATGTTGGGCTTGAAGTATAGTGAAGCCATGCACGCCGTGTTCCTGGATGAAAACGGCAAGGAACAGATCATGATTATGGGCTGCTACGGCATCGGCGTGTCCCGCGTGGCCGCTGCCGCCATTGAGCAGAATCATGACGAACACGGCATTGTCTTTCCCCCGCCGGTGGCTCCTTTTGAGTGCATGTTGCTCAACCTGGATCCCCGCAGTGAAGAAGTTAATGCAAAGGTTGAAGAAATATATGCCTTGTTGCAGGGCATGAGCGTGGAAGTGCTGATGGACGACCGCGAAGAGCGCCCCGGCGTCAAGTTCAAGGACGCCGACCTGCTTGGCATCCCAGCGCAGCTTGTGGTCGGCGGTAAGGGGCTTGCCCGTGGCATCGTGGAATGCAAAGACCGCCGCACGGGTGAAAAGGGCGAGCTTTCCGTTGACAACCTTGAGCAGGATTTTGCCGTCTGGATTGAAAAAGTCCGGCAGGGTTGGATCAGCCGCTAG